Proteins from one Stenotrophomonas aracearum genomic window:
- a CDS encoding Orn/Lys/Arg decarboxylase N-terminal domain-containing protein — MYFKSLDYPIIVIDDDYESPRIGGILIRALVDELRGSDQRVLCGLTLADAQAGARTYVAASAVLISIDGTEDKPGEFQRLLGFLREQSARRAGLPVFLYGERRTIEKVPSKLLKYIHGYIFLFEDTKSFISRQVMRAADDYMQQLLPPFFKALIHHTADSNYSWHTPGHAGGVAFTKSPVGRAFHQFYGENTLRSDLSISVPELGSLLDHSGPIKAAENEAAANFGADHTFFVTNGTSTANKIVWHGTVGRGDVVFVDRNCHKSLLHALIMTGGVPVFFTPSRNAHGIIGPISLDQFTPEALQQAIAANPLASKAYKAGSKPRIAVVTNSTYDGLCYNAEKIAEEIGSAVDFLHFDEAWYAYAAFHPFYENHYGMAKGKPREQDAIIFTTHSTHKLLAAFSQASMIHVRNAATRDLDAERFNEAFMMHTTTSPHYGVIAACDVASKMMEGAAGESLVQEMHDEAIAFRRAMLHVREDLGRDDWWFSVWQPDKLERSLAKGDAPAPLVAKREEWYLQPDAHWHGFDGLVEDYVLIDPIKVTLLTPGLSIDGDLGELGIPAAVLSKFLWTRGITVEKTNLYSVLFLFSMGITKGKWSTLVTELMAFKELFDANAPLTRALPDLAADYPQAYAGWGLRDLCLALHAFNREFAVAQVMREMYVDLPEPVMTPAEAYDHLVRGQIERVDIEAISGRIAGTMLVPYPPGIPTIMPGERFGASDEPIIQSLRIAREQNARFPGFESDVHGLIIDRDGDVPSYKVEVLKT; from the coding sequence GTGTACTTCAAGTCACTGGATTACCCGATCATCGTCATCGACGACGACTACGAGTCCCCGCGCATTGGCGGCATCCTGATCCGCGCGCTGGTCGACGAGCTGCGTGGCAGCGACCAGCGCGTGCTGTGCGGCCTGACCCTGGCCGATGCACAGGCTGGCGCGCGGACCTACGTGGCCGCCTCGGCGGTGCTGATCTCCATCGACGGCACCGAGGACAAGCCCGGCGAGTTCCAGCGCCTGCTGGGCTTCCTGCGCGAGCAGAGTGCCCGGCGCGCGGGCCTGCCGGTGTTCCTGTACGGTGAGCGCCGCACCATCGAGAAGGTTCCGAGCAAGCTGCTCAAGTACATCCACGGCTACATCTTCCTGTTCGAGGACACCAAGAGCTTCATTTCCCGGCAGGTGATGCGCGCTGCCGACGACTACATGCAGCAGCTGCTGCCGCCGTTCTTCAAGGCCCTGATCCACCACACCGCAGACTCCAACTATTCCTGGCACACGCCAGGGCATGCGGGCGGGGTGGCGTTCACCAAGTCGCCGGTGGGACGCGCCTTCCACCAGTTCTACGGTGAGAACACGCTGCGCAGCGACCTCTCCATCTCGGTGCCAGAGCTGGGTTCGCTTCTCGACCACAGTGGGCCGATCAAGGCGGCGGAAAACGAAGCGGCGGCGAACTTCGGTGCCGACCACACCTTCTTCGTCACCAACGGCACCTCCACCGCCAACAAGATCGTCTGGCATGGCACGGTGGGGCGGGGCGACGTGGTGTTCGTCGACCGCAACTGCCACAAATCCCTGCTGCACGCACTGATCATGACCGGTGGCGTGCCTGTGTTCTTCACCCCCAGCCGCAACGCGCACGGCATCATCGGCCCGATCAGCCTGGACCAGTTCACGCCGGAGGCGCTGCAGCAGGCCATCGCGGCCAACCCGCTGGCCAGCAAGGCGTACAAAGCCGGTTCCAAGCCGCGCATCGCGGTGGTCACCAATTCGACCTATGACGGGCTGTGCTACAACGCGGAGAAGATTGCCGAGGAAATCGGCAGCGCGGTGGACTTCCTGCATTTCGACGAAGCCTGGTACGCGTACGCGGCGTTCCATCCGTTCTACGAGAACCATTACGGCATGGCCAAGGGCAAGCCGCGCGAGCAGGACGCCATCATCTTCACCACCCATTCCACCCACAAGCTGTTGGCCGCGTTCTCGCAGGCCTCGATGATCCACGTGCGCAATGCGGCCACGCGCGACCTGGATGCCGAGCGCTTCAACGAAGCGTTCATGATGCACACCACCACCAGCCCGCATTACGGGGTGATTGCCGCCTGCGACGTGGCCTCGAAGATGATGGAGGGTGCGGCCGGCGAGTCGCTGGTGCAGGAAATGCACGACGAGGCCATTGCCTTCCGCCGGGCCATGCTGCACGTACGCGAAGACCTGGGCCGCGACGACTGGTGGTTCAGCGTGTGGCAGCCGGACAAGCTGGAGCGCTCGCTGGCCAAGGGCGATGCGCCGGCGCCGCTGGTGGCCAAGCGCGAGGAGTGGTACCTGCAGCCGGACGCGCACTGGCATGGATTCGACGGGCTGGTCGAAGACTACGTGCTGATCGACCCGATCAAGGTGACCCTGCTTACGCCCGGCCTGTCCATCGATGGCGATCTCGGTGAACTGGGCATTCCGGCGGCGGTGCTCAGCAAGTTCCTGTGGACGCGCGGCATCACCGTGGAGAAGACCAACCTGTACTCGGTGCTGTTCCTGTTCTCGATGGGCATCACCAAGGGCAAGTGGAGCACGCTGGTGACCGAGCTGATGGCGTTCAAGGAACTGTTCGACGCCAACGCGCCCTTGACCCGGGCGCTGCCGGACCTGGCTGCGGACTACCCCCAGGCCTACGCGGGCTGGGGCCTGCGCGACTTGTGCCTGGCGCTGCACGCGTTCAACCGTGAGTTCGCCGTTGCGCAGGTGATGCGGGAAATGTACGTGGACCTGCCCGAGCCGGTGATGACGCCGGCCGAGGCCTACGACCACCTGGTGCGCGGACAGATCGAGCGGGTCGACATCGAAGCGATCAGTGGGCGGATCGCCGGCACCATGCTGGTGCCGTATCCGCCGGGTATCCCCACCATCATGCCGGGCGAACGGTTTGGTGCGTCCGATGAGCCGATCATCCAGTCGCTGCGTATCGCCCGCGAGCAGAACGCGCGATTCCCGGGCTTCGAGTCGGACGTGCACGGGCTTATCATCGACCGCGACGGCGACGTGCCGAGTTACAAGGTGGAGGTGCTGAAGACCTGA
- the adiC gene encoding arginine/agmatine antiporter — MAQKKIGVVGATFLVAGNMMGSGVFLLPSSLAKIGTASIWGWLVTTAGALLLAFVFAKLGKLAPKAGGPYAYARDWFGPYMGFQTNTIYWFANWIGNVAIPIAAVGYFSYFFPILSQPVPRCIAVLALVWALSFANVIGPAFVSRVQTVTTSFALVPILGIAIFGWFFFDPTIFKGAYNVSGESNFGAISSAAALTLWAFIGVESASVTAGVVENPEKNVARATLAGVFLAAVAYIASSSVIMGMVPNGDLQVSDAPFALAAANAVGGWGGALVSLCAFIGAAGSLGGWILLTAQSAKAASDDGLFPSIFSKTNKDDVPVKGVLIVAVLMTLAVLVTSTSETASAQFDVITSAAVVLTLLPYIYSCVACYFVVERSHTLVHIGAFWFLTSITVVYCLWAIFGSSGSIVQYAFLFVLFITVFYPFFSEERRRQRGQLPPLEATTSTKLS; from the coding sequence ATGGCGCAGAAGAAGATCGGGGTAGTGGGTGCCACCTTCCTGGTGGCGGGCAACATGATGGGATCGGGCGTGTTCCTGCTGCCTTCGAGCCTGGCCAAGATCGGTACCGCCTCGATCTGGGGCTGGCTGGTGACCACCGCAGGCGCGCTGCTGCTGGCGTTCGTATTCGCCAAGCTGGGCAAGCTGGCGCCCAAGGCAGGCGGACCCTACGCGTACGCCCGCGACTGGTTCGGGCCGTACATGGGCTTCCAGACCAACACCATCTACTGGTTCGCCAACTGGATCGGCAACGTCGCCATTCCGATCGCGGCGGTGGGCTACTTCAGCTACTTCTTCCCGATCCTGTCGCAGCCGGTCCCGCGCTGCATCGCGGTGCTGGCGCTGGTCTGGGCATTGAGTTTCGCCAACGTGATCGGCCCGGCCTTCGTGAGCCGGGTACAGACGGTGACCACCAGCTTTGCATTGGTGCCGATCCTGGGCATCGCCATCTTCGGCTGGTTCTTCTTCGACCCGACCATCTTCAAAGGCGCCTACAACGTCTCGGGCGAGAGCAACTTCGGCGCGATCTCCAGTGCGGCGGCGCTGACCCTGTGGGCGTTCATCGGCGTGGAGTCAGCCTCGGTGACCGCCGGGGTGGTGGAGAACCCCGAGAAGAACGTTGCAAGGGCGACCCTTGCCGGCGTGTTCCTGGCAGCGGTGGCATATATCGCCAGCTCGTCGGTGATCATGGGCATGGTGCCGAACGGTGACCTGCAGGTGTCCGACGCGCCGTTCGCGCTGGCCGCCGCCAATGCGGTGGGTGGCTGGGGCGGTGCCCTGGTGAGCTTGTGCGCCTTCATCGGCGCGGCCGGTTCGCTGGGCGGCTGGATCCTGCTGACCGCACAGAGCGCCAAGGCCGCATCGGATGACGGGTTGTTCCCGAGCATTTTCAGCAAGACCAACAAGGACGACGTGCCGGTCAAGGGCGTGCTGATCGTGGCGGTGCTGATGACCCTGGCGGTGCTGGTGACCTCGACCTCGGAGACCGCCTCGGCCCAGTTCGATGTGATCACCTCGGCGGCGGTGGTGTTGACCCTGCTGCCCTACATCTACTCCTGCGTGGCCTGCTACTTCGTGGTGGAACGTTCGCACACGCTGGTGCACATCGGGGCCTTCTGGTTCCTGACCAGCATCACGGTGGTGTACTGCCTGTGGGCGATCTTCGGCTCGTCCGGCAGCATCGTGCAGTACGCCTTCCTGTTCGTGCTGTTCATCACCGTGTTCTACCCGTTCTTCAGCGAGGAACGGCGCCGCCAGCGCGGCCAGCTGCCGCCGCTCGAGGCCACCACCAGCACGAAGCTTTCTTGA
- a CDS encoding DcaP family trimeric outer membrane transporter, whose translation MRCSVVLFCVFALWATPLHAQDSAEALRQDIRTLRQTLEAMEQRLDALEHTEGRTPPARPEVVAVAPSAIASPASISLVTGARVPGTGQAILPPRDSVADPSTAASRPDSAAGPTDPELKGFFAIPNTNTMIRIGGYAKLDAIADTRAAGDEDQFVTSTIPVGSAHRDTTNFNLHAKQTRFSFEARRPTSRGNLRFYLENDFFGSSDGYQFRLRHAYGQLGNTYAGYGYATFMDADSLPDTLDFAGPGGAGYLLVAGVHHSFEMGKGNTLTLAAEDPDSQLAGTTDDTVAVNRLPDVTVTARMERDWGHLQLGGVARSLGYDGDQRDERRFGGGVQLSGSASVGEQDLVLFGLLGGKGMSRYTADLTGSGLDAVIGLDGRLHALSLQGGFVGYTHYWSPMWRSNLVYGQLNMDRNAALAADAFKQSQYGVFNLIWSPAPSWTMGMEVLYGQLEQQDGQRADTVRVQGSLQYNFIK comes from the coding sequence ATGCGGTGTTCTGTCGTGCTGTTCTGTGTGTTCGCCCTGTGGGCCACGCCCTTGCATGCGCAGGATTCAGCGGAGGCGCTGCGCCAGGATATCCGCACGCTGCGCCAGACCCTGGAAGCGATGGAGCAACGCCTTGATGCGTTGGAGCACACGGAGGGACGAACGCCGCCGGCACGTCCCGAAGTGGTTGCCGTAGCGCCCTCGGCCATCGCATCTCCCGCGTCGATCAGTCTGGTAACGGGTGCCAGGGTGCCCGGTACGGGTCAGGCGATCCTTCCACCGCGCGATTCGGTGGCAGATCCCTCCACGGCAGCTTCGCGCCCCGACAGCGCCGCCGGGCCGACCGACCCGGAGCTGAAAGGCTTCTTCGCCATTCCCAACACCAACACGATGATCCGCATCGGCGGCTACGCCAAGCTGGACGCGATTGCCGACACCCGTGCGGCGGGTGATGAGGATCAGTTCGTCACCTCCACCATTCCGGTCGGCAGCGCCCACCGCGACACCACCAACTTCAACCTGCATGCCAAGCAGACCCGCTTCAGTTTCGAGGCGCGGCGGCCGACCTCGCGCGGCAACCTGCGCTTCTATCTGGAAAACGATTTCTTCGGCAGCAGTGACGGCTACCAGTTCCGGCTGCGCCATGCCTACGGGCAATTGGGCAACACCTACGCCGGCTATGGCTACGCCACCTTCATGGACGCCGACAGCCTGCCCGACACGCTGGACTTCGCCGGGCCGGGTGGGGCGGGTTACCTGCTGGTGGCGGGCGTGCACCACAGCTTCGAGATGGGCAAGGGCAACACGCTGACCCTTGCCGCCGAAGACCCCGACAGCCAGTTGGCCGGCACCACCGATGACACCGTGGCGGTGAACCGCCTGCCCGATGTGACCGTGACCGCCCGCATGGAGCGCGACTGGGGACATCTGCAGCTGGGTGGGGTTGCGCGCAGCCTGGGCTATGACGGCGACCAGCGCGACGAGCGCCGGTTCGGTGGTGGTGTGCAGCTCAGTGGGTCGGCCTCGGTCGGCGAGCAGGACCTGGTGCTGTTCGGCCTGCTCGGCGGCAAGGGCATGAGCCGCTATACCGCCGACCTGACCGGCTCCGGCCTTGACGCGGTGATCGGGCTGGACGGGCGGCTGCATGCGCTGTCGCTGCAGGGCGGTTTCGTCGGCTACACCCACTACTGGTCGCCGATGTGGCGGTCGAACCTGGTGTACGGCCAGTTGAACATGGACCGCAACGCTGCACTGGCGGCCGATGCATTCAAGCAGAGCCAGTACGGCGTCTTCAACCTGATCTGGAGCCCGGCACCGTCGTGGACGATGGGCATGGAAGTGCTGTACGGGCAGCTGGAGCAGCAGGACGGACAACGTGCCGACACGGTGCGGGTGCAGGGCAGCCTGCAATACAACTTCATCAAGTAA
- the dsbG gene encoding thiol:disulfide interchange protein DsbG, with translation MSLKSSPLPGSVLAVSILLAVAGCSQAQQPAKTAAQPAAASTAKAGANRPAVLQGIEKHGFEVMGEFDAPGGLRGFAGLVGGQQPAAAYVTADGKNVMVGTLFNEKGEDVGAAPLEKLVEKPMSDKIWNKLDASAWVRDGRADAPRVVYTFSDANCPYCHRFWEAARPWVDSGKVQLRHVMVGVIREDSPAKAAAILGAPNPSAVFLQNEHDFSKGGIKPAAKITPELANKLDANQVLMVELGFQGTPGILFRDAQGIVQRVSGMPQGEDMEKVMGAVR, from the coding sequence ATGTCGTTGAAATCTTCGCCCCTGCCGGGCTCCGTGCTGGCCGTGTCGATACTGCTGGCCGTGGCCGGGTGCAGCCAGGCGCAGCAGCCTGCCAAGACCGCCGCCCAGCCGGCTGCGGCTTCCACTGCAAAGGCCGGAGCGAACCGTCCTGCCGTGTTGCAGGGTATCGAGAAGCACGGCTTCGAAGTGATGGGTGAATTCGATGCACCGGGCGGGCTGCGTGGCTTTGCGGGCCTGGTGGGTGGTCAGCAGCCGGCCGCTGCGTATGTCACCGCGGACGGCAAGAATGTGATGGTGGGCACGCTCTTCAATGAGAAGGGTGAGGACGTCGGCGCCGCACCGCTGGAAAAGCTGGTCGAAAAGCCGATGTCCGACAAGATCTGGAACAAGCTGGATGCCAGCGCGTGGGTGCGCGACGGCCGCGCCGATGCGCCGCGCGTGGTCTATACCTTCAGCGATGCCAACTGTCCGTATTGCCATCGGTTCTGGGAAGCCGCACGCCCGTGGGTGGACAGTGGCAAGGTGCAGCTGCGGCACGTGATGGTGGGCGTGATCCGTGAGGACAGCCCGGCCAAGGCCGCGGCGATTTTGGGTGCGCCCAATCCGAGCGCGGTGTTCCTGCAGAACGAGCACGATTTCAGCAAGGGCGGGATCAAGCCGGCGGCGAAGATCACGCCGGAACTGGCCAACAAGCTCGATGCGAACCAGGTGCTGATGGTGGAGCTGGGCTTCCAGGGCACGCCGGGCATTCTGTTCCGTGATGCGCAGGGCATCGTGCAGCGCGTGTCGGGGATGCCGCAGGGGGAGGACATGGAAAAGGTGATGGGCGCGGTGCGTTGA
- a CDS encoding GlxA family transcriptional regulator, which translates to MDASFPTSSSNPKPTSPTLMEVAVLEYPGSLRAAAPVLSELAQRCNRTAAAGKRSGARMLVTRWTLSTRGHGMQRVAGAELFGDAPPSVIVVPGNEPSWPLMQGDERMLTWLRDCHDAGSLLAGCEEGGLLLASAGILTGRSVSLPDLSRCPTLAAVVPSWQPSERSLVDDGDLLTSSGPDAWKYISLRLLARIYGQSVMSAAIQQLQLVIPRGVQEDLERFSPNFAHGDRGILKAQRWLHSIAARGVTLQDICDAAGLEPRTLQRRFLKATGLRPIAYCQRLRIAKAQLLLQGGGAVDEVSWAVGYSDQSAFRRLFLRIVGVTPARYRRQIFAQRRERLRNALPHMQGEPLRPAA; encoded by the coding sequence ATGGATGCATCTTTCCCTACCTCATCGTCGAATCCCAAGCCAACCTCGCCGACCCTCATGGAAGTCGCGGTGCTCGAATACCCCGGCAGCCTGCGCGCTGCCGCGCCCGTGCTGTCCGAACTGGCCCAGCGCTGCAACCGTACGGCGGCCGCCGGCAAACGCTCGGGCGCGCGGATGCTGGTGACCCGCTGGACGTTGTCCACGCGCGGGCACGGCATGCAGCGCGTGGCCGGGGCCGAACTGTTCGGCGACGCCCCGCCGTCGGTCATCGTGGTGCCAGGCAACGAGCCCAGCTGGCCGCTGATGCAGGGCGACGAACGCATGCTGACCTGGCTGCGCGACTGCCATGACGCCGGCAGCCTGCTGGCCGGCTGCGAGGAGGGCGGGCTGCTGCTGGCCTCGGCCGGTATCCTCACGGGCCGCTCGGTCAGCCTGCCGGACCTGTCGCGCTGCCCGACGCTGGCGGCGGTGGTGCCGAGCTGGCAGCCCAGCGAGCGGTCACTGGTCGACGACGGCGACCTGCTGACCTCCTCCGGCCCGGACGCCTGGAAGTACATCAGCCTGCGCCTGCTGGCCCGCATCTATGGGCAGAGCGTGATGAGCGCGGCGATCCAGCAGCTGCAGCTGGTCATTCCGCGCGGCGTGCAGGAAGACCTGGAGCGTTTCAGCCCGAACTTCGCCCATGGCGACCGCGGCATCCTCAAGGCGCAGCGCTGGTTGCACAGCATTGCCGCACGCGGGGTGACCCTGCAGGACATCTGCGACGCGGCCGGATTGGAGCCGCGCACCCTGCAGCGGCGCTTCCTCAAGGCCACCGGCCTGCGCCCGATCGCATACTGCCAGCGCCTGCGCATCGCCAAGGCGCAGCTGCTGCTGCAGGGCGGCGGCGCGGTGGACGAGGTGTCGTGGGCGGTGGGCTACTCGGACCAGAGCGCGTTCCGCCGCCTGTTCCTGCGCATCGTCGGCGTGACCCCGGCGCGCTACCGCCGCCAGATATTCGCGCAGCGCCGCGAACGCCTCCGCAATGCGCTGCCACACATGCAGGGGGAACCGCTGCGCCCCGCTGCCTGA
- a CDS encoding heavy metal-responsive transcriptional regulator: MNIGQLARQAGVPIDTVRYYERQHLLATAQRSAGGYRVFSDTDLTRLRFIRRAKALGFTLEEIGELLRLSDHRGQDMAQVRDTAVHKLQDIEQRIAELQRMQAALGQLVDACPGHGDLEQCPILAALTEPRA; encoded by the coding sequence GTGAACATAGGACAGCTCGCACGCCAGGCCGGCGTGCCCATCGACACCGTGCGTTACTACGAGCGCCAGCACCTGCTGGCCACTGCCCAGCGCAGTGCCGGCGGTTACCGGGTGTTTTCCGACACCGACCTGACCCGTCTGCGCTTCATCCGCCGCGCCAAGGCGCTGGGCTTCACCCTCGAGGAAATCGGCGAGCTGCTCCGGCTCAGCGACCACCGTGGCCAGGACATGGCCCAGGTCCGCGACACCGCCGTGCACAAGCTGCAGGACATCGAGCAGCGCATCGCCGAACTGCAGCGCATGCAGGCCGCGCTCGGCCAGCTGGTCGACGCCTGCCCCGGCCACGGCGACCTGGAGCAGTGTCCGATCCTGGCCGCACTGACGGAGCCGCGCGCATGA
- a CDS encoding copper-translocating P-type ATPase yields MDPEIVQDGPGTCPICGMALEPMMPSLDEGENPELTDFRRRFWWSLPMSVATFMLAMLAMTPLLHALSPNVRVWIEFALATPVVLWAGWPFLQRWAQSIRNRSPNMWTLIGTGVLAAYGYSVVATVAPGLFPPSFQQHGHVGVYFEAAAVIISLTLLGQLMELRARAQTSAAIKALLGLAPKTARVLRDDGREEDVEIATLQPGDRLRVRPGEKVPVDGSVLEGRSSVDESMLTGEPVPVTKTVGDAVIGATLNGTGSLVIRAERLGDDSMLAQIVQLVAQAQRSRAPMQRMADKVAYWFVLAVLGVAVLTFFGWGLFGPEPSWTHAVLSAVAVLIIACPCALGLATPMTIMVATGRAAQHGVLFRDAEAIEALRTVDTLVVDKTGTLTEGRPAFREAIAVAGFNADQILHWAASLDQGSEHPLAAAMVAEVRTRGQALATVDDFDSLTGLGVRGTVEGKALLLGNATLMREHGIALESVQTDADRLRRAAASVMYLSIDGTLAGIIAVADPIKASAAEAISQLHADGIRIVMATGDGTATAEAVARELGLDEVHGDMRPADKAELIRSLQAQGRVVAMAGDGINDAPALASANVGIAMGNGTDVAMSSAQVTLVKGDLRGILRARQLSAASVRNMRQNLGFAFLYNGLGIPVAAGVLYPLGITLSPMLAAVAMSLSSVSVISNALRLRHQRVSNA; encoded by the coding sequence ATGGACCCGGAGATCGTGCAGGACGGCCCCGGCACCTGCCCGATCTGCGGCATGGCGCTCGAGCCGATGATGCCCAGCCTGGACGAAGGCGAGAACCCGGAGCTCACCGATTTCCGTCGGCGCTTCTGGTGGAGCCTGCCGATGAGCGTGGCCACCTTCATGCTGGCGATGCTGGCGATGACACCGCTGCTTCACGCACTGTCGCCGAACGTCAGGGTCTGGATCGAGTTCGCCCTCGCCACCCCGGTGGTGCTGTGGGCCGGCTGGCCGTTCCTGCAGCGCTGGGCGCAGTCGATCCGCAACCGCAGCCCCAACATGTGGACGCTGATCGGCACCGGCGTGCTGGCGGCCTACGGCTACAGCGTGGTGGCCACCGTCGCGCCGGGCCTGTTCCCGCCCTCCTTCCAGCAGCATGGCCATGTCGGCGTGTACTTCGAAGCGGCGGCGGTGATCATCTCGCTCACCCTGCTTGGCCAGCTGATGGAACTGCGCGCCCGCGCGCAGACCTCCGCGGCGATCAAGGCGCTACTCGGGCTGGCACCGAAGACCGCGCGCGTGTTGCGCGACGATGGCCGCGAGGAAGACGTGGAGATCGCCACCCTGCAACCGGGCGACCGCCTGCGCGTGCGGCCCGGCGAGAAAGTGCCGGTGGACGGCAGCGTGCTGGAAGGCCGCTCCAGCGTGGACGAGTCCATGTTGACCGGCGAACCGGTGCCGGTCACCAAGACCGTGGGCGATGCGGTCATCGGCGCCACCCTCAACGGTACCGGCAGCCTGGTGATTCGTGCCGAACGCCTGGGCGATGACAGCATGCTGGCGCAGATCGTGCAGCTGGTGGCGCAGGCACAGCGTTCGCGCGCGCCGATGCAGCGCATGGCCGACAAGGTGGCGTACTGGTTCGTGCTGGCCGTGCTCGGCGTGGCGGTGCTGACGTTCTTCGGCTGGGGCCTGTTCGGTCCCGAACCGTCCTGGACGCATGCCGTGCTCAGCGCGGTGGCGGTGCTGATCATCGCCTGCCCCTGCGCACTCGGCCTGGCTACGCCGATGACGATCATGGTCGCGACCGGTCGCGCCGCACAGCACGGCGTGCTGTTCCGCGACGCTGAAGCGATCGAGGCGCTGCGCACGGTCGATACGCTGGTGGTGGACAAGACCGGCACGCTGACCGAAGGCCGCCCGGCGTTCCGCGAGGCGATTGCCGTCGCGGGCTTCAACGCAGACCAGATCCTTCACTGGGCCGCCAGCCTGGACCAGGGCAGCGAGCACCCGCTGGCGGCAGCGATGGTTGCCGAGGTGCGTACGCGCGGCCAGGCGCTCGCCACCGTGGACGATTTCGATTCGCTCACCGGCCTGGGGGTGCGTGGCACCGTTGAGGGCAAGGCGCTGCTGCTCGGCAACGCAACGCTGATGCGCGAACACGGGATCGCGCTGGAGTCGGTGCAGACCGATGCAGACCGCTTGCGCCGCGCGGCGGCCAGCGTGATGTACCTCAGCATCGACGGCACCCTCGCCGGCATCATCGCCGTGGCCGATCCGATCAAGGCCTCCGCCGCCGAAGCGATTTCGCAGCTGCATGCCGACGGCATCCGCATCGTGATGGCGACCGGCGACGGCACCGCCACTGCCGAAGCAGTCGCGCGCGAGCTCGGCCTGGACGAGGTGCACGGCGACATGCGCCCGGCCGACAAGGCAGAACTGATCCGCAGCCTGCAGGCGCAGGGGCGCGTGGTGGCGATGGCCGGCGACGGCATCAACGACGCCCCCGCGCTGGCCAGCGCCAACGTCGGCATCGCGATGGGCAACGGTACCGACGTGGCGATGTCGAGCGCGCAGGTCACGCTGGTCAAGGGCGATCTGCGCGGCATCCTGCGTGCGCGCCAGCTGTCCGCCGCCAGCGTGCGCAACATGCGCCAGAACCTTGGTTTCGCGTTCCTTTACAACGGGCTGGGCATTCCGGTCGCCGCCGGCGTGCTGTATCCGCTGGGCATCACGCTGTCGCCGATGCTCGCTGCGGTGGCGATGAGCCTCAGTTCGGTGTCGGTGATCAGCAATGCGCTGCGGCTGCGCCATCAACGCGTGTCGAATGCATGA
- a CDS encoding SOS response-associated peptidase family protein — translation MCYSAQIRADYTKLVREFGATLSLDEFAQLYAHDAGKQRPKTPKAMDDGFIGARTPLGQDIVARIQQWHAEEMQTLDQELRVQSARLKQAEESLAHRPTQKARNEIRIAGNRIDRAQARLADLHRSGLLPRDSRIFPGVYAPVIVSEHGQRVIKPMRYQCRLPDKPARNDALYPGTYNARRDSLEAYWKNAFGHHHGVVVVQSFYEHVPRHAMEQRTLAPGENAQNVVLEFRPRPQRDLLIACLWSEWEGPEGRLLSFAAITDEPPRDVAEAGHDRCIVPIRRENLDAWLNPDPDDLGALYRILDDREPVELGYEEAA, via the coding sequence ATGTGCTATTCCGCCCAGATCCGCGCCGACTACACCAAGCTGGTCCGTGAGTTCGGCGCCACCCTGTCGCTGGACGAATTCGCCCAGCTCTACGCACACGATGCCGGCAAGCAGCGTCCGAAAACCCCCAAGGCCATGGACGACGGCTTCATCGGCGCACGCACCCCGCTCGGCCAGGACATCGTGGCCAGGATCCAGCAGTGGCACGCCGAGGAAATGCAGACCCTCGACCAGGAGCTGCGTGTACAAAGCGCACGCCTGAAGCAGGCCGAAGAAAGCCTGGCGCACCGCCCTACCCAGAAGGCGCGCAACGAGATCCGCATTGCCGGCAACCGCATCGACCGCGCGCAGGCGCGCCTGGCCGACCTGCACCGCAGCGGCCTGCTGCCACGCGACAGCCGCATTTTCCCGGGCGTGTACGCGCCGGTGATCGTCTCTGAGCACGGCCAGCGCGTCATCAAGCCGATGCGCTACCAGTGCCGCCTGCCGGACAAGCCCGCGCGCAACGACGCGCTTTACCCCGGCACCTACAACGCCCGCCGCGACAGCCTGGAGGCGTATTGGAAGAACGCCTTCGGCCACCACCATGGCGTGGTGGTGGTGCAGTCGTTCTACGAGCACGTACCGCGGCATGCCATGGAACAGCGCACGCTGGCACCGGGCGAGAACGCGCAGAACGTGGTGCTGGAATTCCGCCCCCGGCCGCAGCGCGACCTGTTGATCGCCTGCCTGTGGTCGGAATGGGAAGGCCCGGAAGGCCGGCTGCTCTCATTCGCCGCAATCACCGACGAACCGCCACGCGACGTGGCCGAAGCCGGACACGACCGCTGCATCGTGCCGATCCGGCGCGAGAACCTGGATGCCTGGTTGAATCCCGATCCGGATGACCTGGGCGCGCTGTACCGGATCCTCGACGATCGCGAGCCGGTGGAACTGGGTTACGAAGAAGCGGCGTAA
- a CDS encoding response regulator, translating into MSALQGLRILVVENDEMSASLLDMQLVQLGAVVVGMAGGVAEAVQLVKDHAPQVVLLDYRLANNETSDPVAELLTARGIPFVVATGMAAHQLPEAFRAGVVLVKPYLGKELEAALLKALLGNPVAS; encoded by the coding sequence ATGAGCGCGTTGCAGGGCCTGCGGATACTGGTAGTCGAAAACGACGAGATGAGTGCCTCGCTGCTCGACATGCAGCTGGTGCAGCTCGGTGCCGTCGTGGTCGGCATGGCGGGCGGGGTGGCCGAGGCTGTGCAGCTGGTCAAGGATCACGCGCCGCAGGTGGTGCTGCTCGATTACCGCCTGGCCAACAATGAAACCAGTGACCCGGTGGCCGAACTACTGACCGCGCGCGGCATTCCGTTCGTGGTGGCTACCGGCATGGCGGCACATCAGCTGCCTGAGGCGTTCCGCGCCGGCGTCGTGCTGGTCAAGCCTTACCTGGGCAAGGAACTGGAAGCGGCGCTGCTGAAGGCGCTGCTCGGGAACCCGGTCGCCAGCTGA